In Thalassophryne amazonica chromosome 4, fThaAma1.1, whole genome shotgun sequence, a genomic segment contains:
- the LOC117509326 gene encoding zinc finger and BTB domain-containing protein 16-A-like, whose amino-acid sequence MGVLQLHNPTHSSMLLQRANQMRLTGTLCDVIITVDGQEFPAHRTVLACTSKMFEILFHRSSLRYALDFLSPKTFQQILEYAYTASLQATAEDLDDLLYAAEILEIEYLEEQCLKVLETIQAEESEAVTMRNHSSGDHSDHSRARHWRHVLMSKKHSTQDGANCTTPAALHHLALYHMTDCSSPAPQADGTLESSPKLNTDMAGSQQHQLSAALSRISSLDPDRSIKTEIMQVDSSANSCSNSSSSASDQPRDEGPGTPVRGSVITSARELHTGQEDGGQNAADSFSETTEKHLASIYSVPSNHSVEGMLPLSVSVAPSLGVPLDPYSGLLHQGLLHRELLSRLGHFAAGMRHEGSLSGQHCCADVLDVGARVAGYWVQDHIRHTVELAFTCWDQH is encoded by the exons ATGGGTGTGCTCCAGCTTCACAACCCCACTCACTCCAGCATGCTTTTGCAGAGGGCCAATCAGATGCGTCTGACTGGCacgctttgtgatgtcatcatcacTGTGGACGGCCAGGAGTTTCCTGCACACCGCACCGTGCTGGCCTGCACGAGCAAAATGTTTGAGATCCTGTTTCATCGCAGCAGCCTGCGCTATGCCCTGGACTTCTTGTCGCCCAAGACCTTCCAGCAGATTCTGGAGTACGCCTACACCGCCTCCCTACAGGCCACAGCGGAGGATCTGGACGACCTGCTGTACGCTGCAGAGATCCTGGAGATCGAGTATCTGGAGGAGCAGTGCCTGAAGGTGCTCGAGACCATCCAGGCTGAGGAGAGCGAAGCGGTGACCATGAGGAACCACAGCTCTGGAGACCACAGTGACCACAGCCGGGCCAGACACTGGAGACACGTGTTGATGTCCAAGAAGCATTCCACACAGGACGGAGCCAACTGCACCACTCCGGCTGCACTGCACCACTTGGCTCTGTACCACATGACGGACTGCAGTTCTCCTGCACCGCAGGCTGACGGGACTTTAGAATCCAGCCCCAAGTTGAACACGGACATGGCGGGTTCTCAGCAGCATCAGCTCAGTGCAGCATTGTCCCGGATCTCATCCCTGGACCCAGACAGAAGTATAAAGACAGAGATTATGCAGGTGGACAGTAGTGCCAACAGCTGCAGCAACAGCTCCTCCAGCGCATCAGACCAGCCCAGAGACGAGGGTCCGGGGACGCCCGTCAGGGGCAGCGTGATTACCAGCGCTCGAGAGCTGCACACGGGTCAGGAGGACGGAGGACAGAACGCAGCCGACAGTTTCTCTGAGACCACAGAGAAACATCTGGCCTCCATTTACTCTGTGCCCTCCAACCACTCGGTGGAGGGGATGCTGCCCTTGTCAGTCTCAGTGGCCCCATCCTTGGGTGTGCCGCTGGACCCCTACAGCGGACTGCTGCATCAAGGCCTGCTCCACAGGGAGCTGCTCAGCAGGCTGGGCCACTTCGCAGCAGGAATGAGGCACGAGGGCTCGCTGTCAGGCCAACACTGCTGCGCAGA TGTGCTGGATGTGGGTGCACGGGTAGCGGGGTACTGGGTCCAGGACCACATCCGCCATACTGTGGAACTGGCCTTCACCTGCTGGGAtcaacactga